A single window of Microbispora hainanensis DNA harbors:
- a CDS encoding Hsp70 family protein: MDGWRLSIDFGTSFTTAAMEVAGTISTLEIGNSRYLPSLVALGTSGELVTGGEAAHLAALMPDRVERLPKRALVRSDHVLLGGATVATVDLVAAVLARVYGEALPFHRGRTPEEVVLTHPAKWGREDLGKLGQAAEVAGLRGVRFMPEPVAAVLHHAAGCPVPQCATGGAGRDIPVGGCVAVYDLGGGTFDTAVLRRTERGFETVGKVGGDPFLGGEDFNERLRDLLGASARVVDPGPWDDLWESEDRASVSGRAQVIRDVVTAKEALSSLPEIAMDVPGYDVRFLIRRRQFEEAVSEDLERSVKQLLDTIGSAGLAPADLDGLVLAGGASRMPRVSDLLAERLGLLPHVTPDPKSVVAHGALLALADPPSPPPSPDPSPEPPTWHSGGPPPQHPNLPPWD, translated from the coding sequence ATGGACGGCTGGCGGCTGTCGATCGACTTCGGTACGAGTTTCACCACCGCCGCCATGGAGGTGGCGGGCACGATCAGCACGCTGGAAATCGGCAACAGCCGTTATCTGCCGTCCCTCGTCGCGCTGGGGACGTCGGGCGAGCTGGTCACCGGCGGGGAGGCCGCGCATCTGGCCGCGCTGATGCCCGATCGCGTCGAGCGGCTGCCCAAGCGTGCGCTGGTGCGCTCGGACCACGTGCTCCTGGGCGGCGCCACCGTCGCCACCGTCGACCTGGTGGCCGCCGTGCTCGCGCGGGTGTACGGCGAGGCGCTGCCGTTCCACCGCGGACGGACGCCCGAGGAGGTCGTGCTGACCCACCCCGCCAAGTGGGGGAGGGAGGACCTCGGAAAGCTCGGGCAGGCGGCCGAGGTCGCCGGCCTGCGTGGCGTGCGCTTCATGCCCGAACCGGTCGCGGCGGTGCTGCACCACGCGGCCGGTTGCCCGGTGCCGCAATGCGCCACCGGGGGCGCCGGGCGGGACATCCCCGTGGGGGGATGCGTGGCGGTCTACGACCTCGGCGGCGGTACGTTCGACACGGCCGTGCTTCGCCGTACCGAGCGGGGGTTCGAGACGGTGGGCAAGGTCGGCGGCGACCCGTTCCTCGGCGGCGAGGACTTCAACGAGAGGCTGCGCGATCTCCTCGGAGCGTCCGCCCGCGTGGTCGACCCGGGGCCGTGGGACGACCTGTGGGAGTCGGAGGACAGGGCGTCCGTGAGCGGCCGTGCCCAGGTGATCCGCGATGTCGTCACGGCCAAGGAGGCGCTGTCGTCCCTGCCCGAGATCGCCATGGATGTGCCGGGGTATGACGTGCGGTTCCTCATCCGCAGGCGCCAGTTCGAGGAGGCCGTTTCGGAGGATCTGGAGCGCAGCGTCAAGCAACTCCTGGACACGATCGGTTCCGCGGGCCTCGCCCCGGCCGATCTGGACGGGCTGGTGCTGGCAGGCGGCGCCAGCCGGATGCCGCGCGTGTCCGATCTCCTCGCCGAACGGCTGGGCCTGCTCCCGCACGTCACCCCCGACCCGAAGAGCGTGGTCGCGCACGGGGCGCTGCTCGCCCTGGCCGACCCACCCTCGCCCCCACCCAGCCCCGACCCCTCGCCGGAGCCGCCGACGTGGCACAGCGGCGGGCCGCCACCGCAGCACCCCAATCTGCCGCCATGGGACTGA
- a CDS encoding TRAFAC clade GTPase domain-containing protein, whose protein sequence is MNIVMLGHNAAGKTTYVSLMYARMYEGIEGFGLRASAVDDHRVFVAAAEGIRWGRYPQPSDHRAVFDLVLQHGGRDVYPFTWRDYRGGALNEHVRDSPQAAELHEDLKAADAILVFADAHRLATDARGDREARRIISHVQRALDAPRTGNAVVLVLLTKCDLVDFGRASVGERVTAPFGELLNATDSDEKVVGGLIPVACGPRPRNIELPVLLCLYYGLTNRVTALQSMIDNHMRDARDRAEHDTLLNRWISRAVGEQSHADRVNALWHAAKQEYDRLTPLLDPARQLKRYLDRAMGAVS, encoded by the coding sequence ATGAACATCGTGATGCTCGGCCATAATGCCGCGGGCAAGACCACATACGTCTCCCTGATGTACGCGAGGATGTACGAGGGCATCGAAGGCTTCGGCCTGCGCGCGTCAGCCGTTGACGACCACCGTGTCTTCGTCGCGGCGGCGGAGGGCATTCGGTGGGGACGATATCCGCAGCCGAGCGACCATCGCGCGGTCTTCGACCTCGTGCTGCAGCACGGGGGCAGGGACGTCTACCCCTTCACCTGGCGGGACTACCGGGGTGGCGCGCTGAACGAGCACGTCCGCGACAGCCCGCAGGCGGCTGAGCTGCACGAGGATCTCAAGGCGGCCGACGCGATCCTGGTGTTCGCCGACGCGCACCGACTGGCGACCGATGCTCGCGGGGACAGGGAGGCACGAAGGATCATCTCCCATGTGCAGCGTGCGCTCGATGCGCCGCGTACGGGCAACGCGGTGGTGCTGGTTCTCCTCACCAAATGCGATCTTGTCGACTTCGGCAGGGCCTCGGTCGGTGAGCGCGTGACCGCGCCCTTCGGCGAGTTGCTCAACGCGACCGACTCCGACGAGAAGGTGGTCGGAGGGCTGATCCCCGTCGCGTGCGGGCCTCGGCCGCGCAACATCGAGCTTCCGGTGTTGCTGTGCCTCTACTACGGCCTGACGAACAGGGTGACGGCCCTGCAGTCGATGATCGACAACCACATGCGGGACGCCCGGGATCGGGCCGAGCACGACACCCTGCTCAACCGCTGGATCAGCCGGGCGGTGGGGGAGCAGTCCCACGCCGACCGGGTGAACGCCCTGTGGCACGCCGCCAAGCAGGAGTACGACCGGCTGACGCCGCTGCTCGACCCGGCCAGGCAACTCAAGCGCTATCTCGACCGCGCGATGGGCGCGGTCTCCTGA